The Catenuloplanes niger genome includes a window with the following:
- a CDS encoding sugar phosphate isomerase/epimerase family protein, which yields MSVARFSLNAATTKHWPVDELLRGAAGAGIGGVGLWREETQAYGVEKAAALARDLGLPITTLCRGGFFQEPGWFDENRRAIDEAHTLGTPILVLVSGGLPDGSRDVDAARRHVGDAIGELVPHALAAGVQLAIEPLHPMYASDRCVVSTLGQALDLARPYPAEAVGVCIDTYHVWWDPEVWEQIARAGAEGRIATFQAADWVTPLPEGVLLGRGLPGQGVVELRRFREAVDAAGYTGPVEVEVFHADVWARPGAEVLAETLDRYLAHVD from the coding sequence ATGAGCGTGGCCCGGTTCTCGCTGAACGCCGCGACCACGAAGCACTGGCCGGTCGACGAGCTGCTCCGGGGCGCCGCCGGGGCGGGCATCGGCGGCGTGGGCCTGTGGCGCGAGGAGACCCAGGCCTACGGCGTGGAGAAGGCCGCCGCGCTCGCCCGCGACCTGGGCCTGCCGATCACCACGCTCTGCCGTGGCGGCTTCTTCCAGGAGCCGGGCTGGTTCGACGAGAACCGGCGCGCGATCGACGAGGCGCACACGCTCGGCACGCCGATCCTGGTGCTGGTCTCCGGCGGCCTGCCGGACGGCTCCCGCGACGTGGACGCGGCCCGGCGGCACGTGGGTGACGCGATCGGCGAGCTGGTCCCGCACGCGCTGGCCGCGGGCGTGCAGCTGGCGATCGAACCGCTGCACCCGATGTACGCCTCCGACCGGTGCGTCGTGTCCACGCTCGGCCAGGCGCTGGACCTGGCCCGGCCGTACCCGGCCGAGGCGGTCGGCGTGTGCATCGACACGTACCACGTCTGGTGGGATCCGGAGGTCTGGGAGCAGATCGCGCGGGCCGGCGCGGAGGGCCGGATCGCCACGTTCCAGGCCGCGGACTGGGTCACACCGCTGCCCGAGGGCGTGCTGCTCGGCCGGGGCCTGCCCGGTCAGGGCGTGGTCGAGCTGCGCCGCTTCCGGGAGGCGGTGGACGCGGCCGGCTACACCGGGCCGGTGGAGGTCGAGGTCTTCCACGCGGACGTCTGGGCCCGGCCCGGCGCCGAGGTACTGGCCGAGACCCTGGACCGCTACCTCGCCCACGTCGACTGA
- the trxA gene encoding thioredoxin: MATVALTDANFDDVTSKDGIVLVDFWASWCGPCVRFAPTYEAASEKNQDITFGKVDTEAEQQIAAKFGIRSIPTIMAIRDGVIVFSQAGALPSSSLDSVIEQVRALDMDEVKSQLAAQSK, encoded by the coding sequence ATGGCGACCGTTGCGCTGACCGACGCGAACTTCGACGACGTGACGAGCAAGGACGGCATCGTGCTCGTCGACTTCTGGGCCAGCTGGTGCGGCCCGTGCGTGAGGTTCGCCCCCACCTACGAGGCGGCCTCCGAGAAGAACCAGGACATCACGTTCGGCAAGGTGGACACCGAGGCCGAGCAGCAGATCGCCGCGAAGTTCGGTATCCGCTCGATCCCGACCATCATGGCGATCCGCGACGGCGTGATCGTGTTCTCGCAGGCCGGTGCGCTGCCCTCCTCGTCGCTGGACTCGGTGATCGAGCAGGTGCGCGCGCTGGACATGGACGAGGTCAAGTCCCAGCTCGCCGCGCAGAGCAAGTAA
- a CDS encoding TrmH family RNA methyltransferase has protein sequence MEASEEPEPRLEVGVGPWPGPWPDDSRYDPELLAEGDRRNVVDRYRYWRREAVVADLDRRRHDFHVAIENWQHDLNIGTVVRNANAFLAAEVHIVGRRRWNRRGAMVTDRYQHVRHHPTIEEFVAWARSGDLPVIGIDNLPGARPMESEVLPRRCVLLFGQEGPGLSDVARDACDQVFSIAQYGSTRSINAGVASGIAMHAWIRAHAVPVGDEKPDSLDGGGGGHAP, from the coding sequence GTGGAAGCTTCTGAGGAGCCGGAACCGCGGCTGGAGGTGGGCGTCGGCCCGTGGCCGGGCCCCTGGCCGGACGACTCGCGCTACGACCCCGAGCTGCTGGCCGAGGGCGACCGGCGCAACGTCGTGGACCGCTACCGGTACTGGCGGCGCGAGGCGGTGGTGGCCGACCTGGACCGGCGCCGGCACGACTTCCACGTCGCGATCGAGAACTGGCAGCACGACCTGAACATCGGCACCGTGGTGCGCAACGCCAACGCGTTCCTGGCCGCCGAGGTCCACATCGTCGGCCGGCGGCGCTGGAACCGGCGCGGCGCCATGGTCACCGACCGCTACCAGCACGTGCGGCACCACCCCACGATCGAGGAGTTCGTGGCGTGGGCCCGATCGGGTGATCTTCCGGTGATCGGCATCGACAACCTGCCCGGCGCCCGGCCGATGGAGTCCGAGGTGCTGCCGCGCCGGTGCGTGCTGCTGTTCGGTCAGGAGGGTCCCGGGCTGTCCGATGTCGCCCGTGACGCGTGTGACCAGGTGTTCTCCATCGCCCAGTACGGCTCGACGCGTTCGATCAACGCGGGCGTGGCCAGCGGTATCGCGATGCACGCCTGGATCCGTGCCCATGCCGTCCCGGTCGGGGACGAAAAACCCGATTCGCTTGACGGCGGGGGCGGCGGGCACGCACCGTAG
- a CDS encoding DUF6758 family protein: MPSRSGTKNPIRLTAGAAGTHRSPVGVTVSCPRCGGPVRPPDLMHPDWRCDGCGPVAPLHVAEHIGPEIVESVTAHTANGHSRIPLWCPWPLLPGWTVTGVGWAGDERTGVRATALAYSGPAPLADGPADIVLVAEEPGVGLGTRLAGLPGLDCGELLGSAIAGASGAHAKIKVGGHPTPLWSVKSPADRSAYAGEARGMWLYAVAWPASAGYLFAEHVVLHDLSEWVPPELVYGAPSPYLHGRA; this comes from the coding sequence ATGCCGTCCCGGTCGGGGACGAAAAACCCGATTCGCTTGACGGCGGGGGCGGCGGGCACGCACCGTAGTCCTGTGGGCGTGACGGTGAGTTGTCCCCGATGCGGGGGCCCGGTCCGGCCGCCGGACCTGATGCACCCGGACTGGCGGTGTGACGGCTGCGGCCCGGTTGCCCCGCTGCACGTGGCCGAGCACATCGGTCCGGAGATAGTGGAGAGCGTGACCGCGCATACCGCGAACGGTCACTCACGCATTCCGCTGTGGTGTCCGTGGCCGCTGCTGCCCGGGTGGACCGTGACCGGCGTCGGCTGGGCCGGCGACGAGCGGACCGGGGTGCGGGCGACCGCGCTGGCGTACAGCGGGCCGGCCCCGCTCGCCGACGGCCCGGCCGACATCGTGCTGGTCGCGGAGGAGCCCGGCGTGGGCCTCGGCACCCGGCTGGCCGGGCTGCCCGGCCTGGACTGCGGGGAGCTGCTCGGTTCCGCCATCGCGGGCGCGAGCGGCGCGCACGCCAAGATCAAGGTGGGCGGACACCCGACTCCACTGTGGTCCGTCAAGTCACCGGCGGACCGCAGCGCGTATGCCGGAGAAGCACGTGGGATGTGGCTGTATGCGGTAGCCTGGCCCGCGAGCGCGGGGTACCTCTTTGCCGAACATGTCGTTCTTCACGATCTGTCGGAGTGGGTGCCACCCGAGCTTGTGTACGGTGCCCCGTCTCCGTACCTTCATGGACGGGCGTGA
- a CDS encoding SigE family RNA polymerase sigma factor — protein sequence MEGDSEAAPVSADRDLHVVANRVDDEFRDFVSARSGALLRTAYLLAGDWATAEDLLQTALTKTYLAWRRLGRIEAVEPYARRVLVNTATSWWRRRWHGERPTEVLPERAAPDEIEAQLERDALWRHVRALPTRQRAVLVLRFYEDLSEAQTATLLNISPGTVKSQTFRALNALRQRLAAEGIDPDSGVPVPDPSATGSHREPVLPTRPLPTRPHPAPAPAPAPRPQFAREGR from the coding sequence ATGGAGGGTGACTCGGAGGCGGCGCCGGTCAGCGCCGATCGAGACCTGCACGTCGTCGCCAACCGGGTGGACGACGAGTTCCGCGACTTCGTCTCGGCCCGGTCCGGCGCGCTGCTGCGCACCGCGTACCTGCTGGCCGGGGACTGGGCCACGGCGGAGGATCTGCTGCAGACCGCGCTCACCAAGACGTACCTGGCGTGGCGGCGGCTCGGGCGGATCGAGGCGGTCGAGCCGTACGCGCGCCGCGTCCTGGTCAACACCGCGACCAGCTGGTGGCGTCGCCGCTGGCACGGCGAGCGCCCGACCGAGGTGCTGCCGGAGCGCGCGGCGCCGGACGAGATCGAGGCGCAGCTGGAGCGGGACGCGCTCTGGCGGCACGTGCGGGCGCTGCCCACCCGGCAGCGGGCCGTGCTGGTGCTGCGCTTCTACGAGGACCTGTCCGAGGCGCAGACCGCGACGCTGCTGAACATCTCGCCCGGCACGGTGAAGAGCCAGACGTTCCGGGCGCTGAACGCGCTGCGCCAGCGCCTGGCGGCCGAGGGCATCGACCCGGACTCCGGCGTGCCGGTGCCGGACCCGTCCGCCACCGGGTCGCACCGCGAGCCGGTGCTCCCGACGCGGCCGCTGCCCACCCGCCCGCACCCGGCCCCCGCGCCGGCGCCCGCGCCCCGGCCGCAGTTCGCACGGGAGGGGCGGTGA
- a CDS encoding PHP domain-containing protein — MTPRIDLHTHSTASDGTLRPAELVRAGAAAGLTVMAITDHDTTAGWAEAAVARPDGLTLIRGAEISCRWHGEPAGIGLHLLAYLIDPADAALTGELTRVRADRERRGEAIVELLRADGIGVSWAEVMEYAAGGSVGRPHIAAALIRAGLVTTTSEAFGPQWLGRRYRLPKADIDVFTAVRLVRAAGGVPVLAHPRATRRGRIVPDSMITELAAAGLFGLEADHEDHSVDEREHVRRLADRLGLVVTGSSDFHGTHKTVRLGAFTTAPEVLDKIVTAASGVPPL; from the coding sequence GTGACTCCGCGCATCGATCTGCACACGCACTCCACCGCCAGTGACGGCACGCTCCGCCCGGCCGAGCTGGTCCGGGCCGGCGCCGCGGCCGGACTGACCGTGATGGCGATCACCGACCACGACACCACGGCCGGCTGGGCCGAGGCGGCCGTGGCGCGCCCGGACGGGCTGACGCTGATCCGGGGCGCGGAGATCTCCTGCCGGTGGCACGGCGAGCCGGCGGGGATCGGGTTGCACCTGCTGGCGTACCTGATCGATCCCGCGGACGCGGCGCTGACCGGCGAGCTGACCCGGGTGCGGGCCGACCGGGAACGGCGCGGCGAGGCGATCGTCGAGCTGCTGCGCGCCGACGGCATCGGCGTGAGCTGGGCCGAGGTGATGGAGTACGCGGCCGGCGGCTCGGTCGGACGCCCGCACATCGCGGCCGCGCTGATCCGGGCCGGGCTGGTCACCACCACGTCCGAGGCGTTCGGCCCGCAGTGGCTCGGCCGCCGCTACCGGCTGCCGAAGGCGGACATCGACGTCTTCACCGCGGTGCGCCTGGTCCGCGCGGCCGGCGGCGTGCCGGTCCTCGCCCACCCGCGTGCCACCCGGCGCGGCCGGATCGTGCCGGACTCGATGATCACCGAACTGGCCGCGGCCGGGCTGTTCGGCCTGGAGGCCGACCACGAGGACCACTCGGTGGACGAACGCGAACACGTGCGCCGGCTCGCGGATCGGCTCGGCCTGGTGGTGACCGGTTCCTCCGACTTCCACGGTACGCACAAGACGGTCCGGCTGGGCGCGTTCACCACCGCGCCGGAGGTGCTCGACAAGATCGTGACGGCCGCGTCCGGAGTCCCGCCGCTCTGA
- a CDS encoding MarC family protein, with amino-acid sequence MDLKLFGEVFVTLLVIVDPPGMVPIFLALTGALPKRDRRKAGRQAVALAFGVIVVFALLGQTLLDYLHVDLPALQGAGGLLLILIALELLTGKTDDVSDRQATSNVALVPLGVPLLAGPGAIVATMLFVQNGENTADFVAIGAGIVAVMLVVLLVLRFSDVIVRVLRPGGIEVLTRIAGLLLAAIAVQLIADSVAAFVTQYTSQAM; translated from the coding sequence GTGGATCTCAAGCTGTTCGGCGAGGTGTTCGTGACCTTGCTGGTCATCGTGGACCCGCCGGGCATGGTGCCGATCTTCCTGGCACTGACCGGCGCGCTGCCGAAGCGCGACCGGCGCAAGGCCGGGCGGCAGGCGGTCGCGCTGGCCTTCGGCGTCATCGTCGTGTTCGCGTTGCTCGGCCAGACGCTGCTCGACTACCTGCACGTGGACCTGCCCGCGCTGCAGGGCGCCGGCGGCCTGCTGCTGATCCTCATCGCGCTGGAACTGCTCACCGGCAAGACCGACGACGTGTCCGACCGGCAGGCCACCTCGAACGTGGCGCTGGTGCCGCTGGGCGTACCGCTGCTGGCCGGCCCGGGTGCGATCGTGGCCACCATGCTGTTCGTGCAGAACGGCGAGAACACCGCGGACTTTGTCGCGATCGGCGCCGGGATCGTGGCCGTGATGCTGGTGGTGCTGCTGGTCCTGCGCTTCTCCGACGTGATCGTCCGGGTGCTCCGGCCGGGTGGCATCGAGGTGCTGACCCGGATCGCCGGCCTGCTGCTCGCCGCGATCGCGGTGCAGCTCATCGCGGACTCGGTGGCCGCGTTCGTGACCCAGTACACCAGCCAGGCGATGTAA
- a CDS encoding RecB family exonuclease, with translation MPQRLFVCTPSKLGSFIDCPRRYRYAYVDRPTPPKGPPWGHNSLGASVHTALKNWFDLPADRRRPGVLPTLLKATWVREGYRDVEQERAAWRAALAWLDGYLAGLDPAVEPVGVERTVAARTTVLALSGRADRIDARLTADGRRELVIVDYKTGRSGTGPDDARGSQALALYAFAAEKVFHAPCHRVELHHLPSGTVTAHEHTDESLARQVRRAEDTAQDIMAAEAALTTGTDPDEAFPTTPGRLCSWCDFRAVCPAGATAEPKDPWSAVESTLHPDPAPRPRAADED, from the coding sequence ATGCCGCAGCGGCTCTTCGTCTGCACCCCCAGCAAGCTCGGGTCGTTCATCGACTGCCCGCGGCGCTACCGGTACGCGTACGTCGACCGCCCCACGCCGCCGAAGGGCCCGCCGTGGGGCCACAACTCGCTCGGCGCGAGCGTGCACACCGCGCTGAAGAACTGGTTCGACCTGCCCGCCGACCGCCGCCGTCCCGGCGTGCTGCCGACCCTGCTCAAGGCCACCTGGGTACGGGAGGGATACCGCGACGTCGAGCAGGAGCGTGCGGCGTGGCGGGCCGCGCTGGCGTGGCTCGACGGATACCTGGCCGGCCTGGACCCGGCGGTCGAGCCGGTCGGCGTCGAGCGGACCGTGGCCGCCCGCACCACCGTGCTCGCGCTGAGCGGCCGCGCCGACCGGATCGACGCCCGGCTCACCGCGGACGGCCGCCGTGAGCTGGTCATTGTCGACTACAAGACCGGCCGTTCCGGCACCGGACCGGACGACGCCCGCGGTTCCCAGGCGCTGGCGCTCTACGCGTTCGCCGCGGAGAAGGTCTTCCACGCGCCCTGCCACCGGGTCGAGCTGCACCACCTGCCGTCCGGCACGGTCACCGCGCACGAGCACACCGACGAGTCGCTGGCCCGCCAGGTCCGCCGCGCCGAGGACACCGCCCAGGACATCATGGCCGCGGAGGCCGCGCTCACCACCGGCACCGACCCGGACGAGGCCTTCCCGACCACGCCCGGCCGGCTCTGCTCCTGGTGCGACTTCCGCGCGGTTTGCCCGGCCGGCGCCACCGCCGAGCCGAAGGACCCGTGGTCCGCCGTCGAGTCCACGCTGCACCCCGACCCGGCACCCCGGCCGCGCGCCGCCGACGAGGACTGA
- a CDS encoding Fur family transcriptional regulator, producing the protein MPTADEQLRTHGLRVTRPRLAVLDVLATGGHLEVEEIARQVRLRLDSVSTQAIYDVLGALSRAGLARRLEPAGSPARYEARTGDNHHHVVCRGCGQVADVDCVVGEAPCLDPHNTSGFEVDEAEVTFWGLCPTCQSRRSAER; encoded by the coding sequence ATGCCTACCGCGGACGAGCAGCTGCGCACGCACGGGCTGAGGGTGACCCGCCCTCGGCTCGCCGTGCTCGACGTGCTCGCCACCGGCGGCCACCTGGAGGTCGAGGAGATCGCCCGGCAGGTCCGGTTGCGCCTCGACTCCGTCTCCACCCAGGCGATCTACGACGTGCTGGGCGCGCTGTCCCGGGCCGGCCTGGCCCGGCGCCTGGAGCCGGCCGGCAGCCCGGCCCGCTACGAGGCCCGCACCGGCGACAACCACCACCACGTGGTCTGCCGCGGCTGCGGCCAGGTCGCGGACGTCGACTGCGTGGTGGGCGAGGCTCCCTGCCTGGACCCGCACAACACCTCCGGCTTCGAGGTCGACGAGGCCGAGGTCACCTTCTGGGGCCTCTGCCCCACCTGCCAGTCCCGCCGCTCCGCCGAGCGGTAA
- a CDS encoding DUF2231 domain-containing protein — MFETINGMPAHVLLVHAAVVFVPLLALGAIVFAVWPAVRARIDWAVALLAVVAPLSALFSMISGNAFYEMREADGTPEQFLDQIGEHASYGQRTFFFSLGLGLVTGALLLLSRRAGTPRAVTVGLGVVAVVLAVITGYFVVMTGDTGAAMNWKI, encoded by the coding sequence GTGTTCGAGACCATCAACGGCATGCCGGCGCATGTGCTTCTGGTGCATGCGGCGGTTGTCTTCGTGCCCCTGCTCGCGCTGGGGGCGATCGTCTTCGCGGTGTGGCCGGCGGTCCGGGCGCGGATCGACTGGGCGGTCGCGCTGCTCGCGGTGGTGGCGCCGCTCTCCGCGCTGTTCTCGATGATCTCCGGTAACGCGTTCTACGAGATGCGCGAGGCGGACGGCACGCCGGAGCAGTTCCTGGACCAGATCGGTGAGCACGCCTCGTACGGCCAGCGGACGTTCTTCTTCTCGCTCGGTCTCGGTCTGGTCACCGGCGCGCTGCTGCTGCTCAGCCGGCGGGCCGGCACGCCGAGGGCGGTCACCGTGGGGCTGGGCGTGGTCGCGGTGGTGCTCGCGGTCATCACCGGCTACTTCGTGGTGATGACCGGTGACACCGGCGCCGCGATGAACTGGAAGATCTAG
- a CDS encoding translation initiation factor 2: protein MRTPDDDSPWRDVSGSPPSAAETGYTGPPPQAYPAPDWRPPTLRPSPPPRRLPAQDTQALDAAESRARGLSYGVGIGALVVMVIALCAVCGRFLF from the coding sequence GTGCGCACCCCCGACGATGACAGCCCCTGGCGGGACGTCTCCGGCTCGCCCCCGTCCGCCGCCGAGACCGGGTACACCGGGCCGCCGCCGCAGGCCTACCCGGCGCCGGACTGGCGGCCGCCGACGCTGCGGCCGTCCCCGCCGCCACGCCGGCTGCCCGCACAGGACACGCAGGCGCTCGACGCGGCCGAGTCCCGCGCGCGCGGCCTGAGCTACGGCGTCGGGATCGGCGCGCTCGTCGTGATGGTGATCGCGCTCTGCGCCGTCTGCGGGCGCTTCCTGTTCTAG
- a CDS encoding FmdB family zinc ribbon protein: MPTYQYACTECGHQLEAVQSFSDEPLTECPACQGRLRKLFNSVGIVFKGSGFYRTDSRGGGTAAESGKPAASSTETKSTSETKSDSAAKPAAAASGSSSTTTSGSTAASGS, from the coding sequence GTGCCCACCTACCAGTACGCCTGCACCGAGTGCGGCCACCAGCTCGAGGCGGTGCAGTCGTTCAGCGACGAGCCGCTGACCGAGTGCCCGGCCTGCCAGGGGCGCCTGCGCAAGCTGTTCAACTCGGTGGGCATCGTGTTCAAGGGCTCCGGGTTCTACCGCACCGACTCGCGCGGCGGCGGCACCGCGGCCGAGTCCGGCAAGCCGGCCGCGTCCTCGACGGAGACGAAGAGCACCTCGGAGACGAAGAGCGACAGCGCGGCGAAGCCCGCCGCGGCCGCCTCCGGCAGCTCCTCGACGACCACGTCCGGCAGCACGGCAGCCAGCGGTTCGTAA
- a CDS encoding 5-formyltetrahydrofolate cyclo-ligase, whose translation MPDFSDQDDFVVKAGKTSVRGRLLAARRALPEESRRAAAARVRRALGDLIAAERPAVVAGYVPVGAEPGGAGLPDVLTRMLHPDGTLLLPVLLPDLDLDWAEYAGPASLTPTGRGLREPSGRRRGPRAVADAELVIVPALAVDRRGVRLGRGGGSYDRALARCGAALVVALLHDDELVDELPAEPHDRRVQGVITPAGGFVRVG comes from the coding sequence GTGCCGGATTTTTCGGATCAAGACGACTTTGTGGTGAAGGCCGGCAAGACCTCGGTACGGGGCCGGCTGCTGGCCGCCCGGCGGGCGCTGCCGGAGGAGAGCCGCCGTGCCGCGGCCGCGCGGGTCCGCCGCGCGCTGGGTGACCTGATAGCGGCGGAGCGGCCCGCGGTGGTCGCCGGCTACGTGCCGGTCGGCGCGGAACCGGGCGGCGCGGGCCTGCCGGACGTGCTCACCCGGATGCTGCATCCGGACGGCACGCTGCTGCTCCCGGTCCTGCTGCCGGACCTCGACCTGGACTGGGCCGAGTACGCGGGGCCCGCGTCGCTCACCCCGACCGGGCGCGGGCTGCGCGAGCCCTCCGGCCGCAGGCGGGGTCCGCGGGCGGTCGCGGACGCCGAGCTGGTGATCGTGCCCGCGCTCGCGGTCGACCGGCGTGGCGTGCGTCTCGGCCGGGGCGGCGGATCCTACGACCGCGCGCTGGCCCGGTGCGGCGCCGCGCTGGTGGTGGCGCTGCTGCACGACGACGAGCTGGTCGACGAGCTGCCCGCCGAACCGCACGACCGGCGCGTCCAGGGCGTGATCACCCCGGCCGGCGGGTTCGTCCGGGTGGGGTGA
- a CDS encoding GGDEF domain-containing protein translates to MTLRGRLTSAFLAVVLGPVLLGAVFVGGAVDALGRDRAHERLELAAGAVRTEIGALCERLAASASALAVLPDPGQRAGLAELVVSRGLATAVQVVDATGAPQLTTAGLPASPWADCAAPEPSGGPPRAITARVEIRDGFGLRVAVVYVVQAVDGTLVRRLAAATGGGVTLLDDAAGAAPRDGAAPAGPASVRWLTGDRTAVSGDGRYLRRLGPVPGQPLPLAVSVPAPDRRDLFAVLLGIVLLAGALAVLVAAALARSTTRPLAELVRAADRVAGGDLDTRVPVRGHDEVARLGGAFNRMTRETQAYVQALTAGRDQLRRNLRTLGETLSGTHDLDRILRVLLRTAMVATGARAGLVLLHDPETGHLVGRCADGLGDRTPHAEPAALRIAVGRGLLGAVAATAEPRRGRVHPDGEPLCPEEPRCRTYVAVPFCPPHDDAAADSGPAATGVLALYDRLGADDFDDVDLGTLRTFAGQAAVAVENVRVHEEAQRLSLTDPVTGLWNYRYLQESIRREVERASRFGRTLAVLVLDLDHFKAVNDTHGHAVGDAVLVEFARRVRAGLREVDLAFRQGGEEFVVLLPETDADGAATVAERLGAAVRDSPVPVGERLRVPVTVSIGIAVYPRHGASAQRVLDAADEAVYAAKRAGRDTYRVCAPPPPREPTVVTVPAVPLLALDSELDVRLNPVSVAGEADGADDEGAAATSSGVPSGPQTPRQSRGR, encoded by the coding sequence GTGACCCTGCGCGGACGGTTGACCTCCGCCTTCCTCGCGGTGGTGCTCGGCCCGGTGCTGCTCGGCGCCGTCTTCGTCGGCGGCGCGGTGGACGCGCTCGGCCGGGACCGGGCGCACGAGCGGCTCGAGCTGGCCGCGGGCGCGGTCCGCACCGAGATCGGTGCGCTCTGCGAGCGGCTCGCCGCCAGCGCGTCCGCGCTCGCCGTGCTCCCCGACCCGGGCCAGCGCGCCGGCCTGGCCGAACTCGTCGTCTCCCGCGGCCTGGCCACCGCCGTGCAGGTGGTGGACGCGACCGGCGCGCCGCAGCTGACCACCGCGGGACTACCCGCGTCACCGTGGGCCGACTGCGCCGCGCCGGAGCCGTCCGGCGGCCCGCCGCGCGCGATCACCGCCCGGGTCGAGATCCGCGACGGGTTCGGGCTCCGGGTCGCCGTGGTCTACGTGGTGCAGGCGGTGGACGGCACGCTGGTGCGCCGGCTGGCGGCCGCGACCGGCGGCGGCGTCACGCTGCTGGACGACGCCGCGGGTGCGGCACCGCGGGACGGCGCCGCACCGGCCGGCCCCGCGTCGGTGCGCTGGCTGACCGGCGACCGGACCGCGGTCTCCGGCGACGGCCGGTACCTGCGCCGCCTCGGCCCGGTCCCCGGCCAGCCGCTGCCGCTGGCCGTCTCGGTGCCCGCTCCGGACCGCCGCGACCTCTTCGCCGTGCTGCTCGGCATCGTGCTGCTGGCCGGCGCGCTCGCCGTGCTCGTCGCCGCCGCGCTGGCCCGCTCCACCACCCGGCCGCTGGCCGAGCTGGTCCGGGCCGCGGACCGGGTGGCCGGCGGCGACCTGGACACCCGGGTGCCGGTGCGCGGGCACGACGAGGTGGCCCGGCTCGGCGGCGCGTTCAACCGGATGACCCGGGAGACCCAGGCGTACGTGCAGGCGCTCACCGCCGGCCGCGACCAGCTGCGTCGCAACCTGCGCACGCTCGGCGAGACGCTGTCCGGCACGCACGACCTGGACCGGATCCTGCGGGTGCTGCTGCGCACCGCGATGGTGGCCACCGGCGCGCGGGCCGGTCTGGTGCTGCTGCACGACCCGGAGACCGGCCACCTGGTCGGCCGGTGCGCGGACGGGCTCGGCGACCGGACGCCGCACGCGGAACCGGCCGCGCTGCGGATCGCGGTCGGACGGGGCCTGCTCGGCGCGGTCGCCGCGACCGCGGAGCCGCGCCGCGGGCGGGTCCACCCGGACGGCGAGCCGCTCTGCCCGGAGGAGCCGCGCTGCCGCACGTACGTGGCGGTGCCGTTCTGCCCGCCGCACGACGACGCGGCCGCGGACAGCGGGCCGGCCGCGACCGGCGTGCTGGCGCTCTACGACCGGCTCGGCGCGGACGACTTCGACGACGTGGACCTGGGCACGCTGCGCACGTTCGCCGGGCAGGCCGCGGTCGCGGTGGAGAACGTGCGGGTGCACGAGGAGGCGCAGCGGCTGTCGCTGACCGACCCGGTCACCGGGCTGTGGAACTACCGCTACCTGCAGGAGTCGATCCGGCGCGAGGTGGAACGGGCCAGCCGGTTCGGGCGCACCCTGGCCGTGCTGGTGCTGGACCTGGACCACTTCAAGGCCGTCAACGACACGCACGGGCACGCGGTCGGCGACGCGGTGCTGGTCGAGTTCGCCCGCCGGGTACGGGCCGGGCTGCGCGAGGTCGACCTGGCCTTCCGGCAGGGCGGCGAGGAGTTCGTGGTGCTGCTGCCGGAGACGGACGCGGACGGCGCGGCCACGGTCGCGGAGCGGCTCGGCGCGGCGGTGCGGGACAGCCCGGTGCCGGTCGGCGAGCGGCTGCGGGTGCCGGTCACGGTCTCGATCGGGATCGCGGTCTACCCGCGGCACGGCGCGTCCGCGCAGCGCGTGCTGGACGCGGCGGACGAGGCGGTCTACGCGGCGAAGCGGGCCGGGCGCGACACGTACCGGGTGTGTGCGCCGCCACCGCCGCGTGAACCCACGGTCGTGACGGTCCCGGCCGTACCGCTGCTGGCGCTGGATTCTGAGCTTGATGTCCGTCTTAATCCTGTTTCGGTGGCGGGTGAGGCCGATGGGGCAGATGATGAGGGGGCAGCCGCGACGTCCTCCGGCGTGCCGTCGGGACCGCAGACGCCGCGGCAGAGCCGTGGCCGATAG